The genomic DNA AGTAGCCCGATTTGATTTACACGACTCGGTGCACCAATGCACGATGCAGAGACGGTGAGGTGGACAGAGAAGGGCGAGCAGAAGAATCAACACTTTCGAGCATAAACGATAATGATCGCATAGCCTGCTGATCAGATACAGACTTTTCATACCTAGTTATTACGTCTCTTTTGCACTCTTTCCGTCACTCTATCACTCTCTGTTCCTCCagtcttctctccctccttcttcccaGTCTAATTCCTATTTTTGTTGCTAGATAGATATACTACTTATTTCGGCCCAGGGCAGTGCAGAATTATAGTTGATTTTCCAACTGGGTGCCCGAGGTAAGAGGTCTGTAGATCGAGAGTGGTTCGCGTCACCGTCCTGTGTTGAGGTACTGAATCGGATGCAAAAACTTGTGCCAATTCTCACAGGGCGACACAGGCACCTTGTCGAAGTAGcccttcaacccccccccccccctgacgAACAGATGTACTCCAAGGATGTATTAACAGGGGAAGCTAGCTTGAGATTTTCTTCCCTGACGCCGACTTGCACAATGGACGTCGACCGAACCAAGTTCGCATTACCTCACTTGTATCTGTATTTCCTTGCATTTTGTCTGCTTTCCTGAACGCACACCACCGTCTCTCGAATCACTGTCGTTAAGAGCTGTTTTCGCATGTACAGTACAGTCGCCGCTCACAGTGCGCGCCGTGTGCACAACCATCTCCGAGGCAGGCATCTGGGCAAGAGGCGCTTTCCCTCGAGATTTTTCCCGACTGCCCTGACAATCAGGAAAGTGAGGTACGTGGGGGGCTTGTACCTTCCCGTCCCCCTTCGCTCTTGCCTCCCATTTCCTTCCATCTTACCTGGGTGTAGGGTCTGAAATTTCCTCCTTGGGGACTTCCATTACCTTCtgccctctctcttctcttctcccaCTTCCTCATCCGACACACTCAGTACGTACAAACTCCTTGCCTCTCATCAGTCTACTGCTGGCCACTGGCTGCACGTCCTCCGTTCGCTCACAGTGCTGACTCGATCGGAATTCCATCCACAAGAGGTAAAACACGAAACGGGACAACCAAGAAGAACCTGGCCAATCCTCCGAGATTTAACCCCCAAAGTGGATAGACAAtcaagaaaaaaaggaacaAGAAAACGGGTCCCACACCTCACCATCACTACTATACTCTCACATCTCTCCCCAtccacaccccccctcccatgAAAATTTTGAACCATTCGCTGATACTTTGATCGTGGACCGCGGCGGTATCCAACTTTCTTGTTCTGGTCAGGGCTTGTCTtgtcctttttttcctcAAGTCTACCTACTTGACAGTAAAGTACCTCGCCTTGGCATCATCTCGCAGCGGCACTGTACTTCACACAGTCCTTGCACAAAAAGAAATAACCCACCCATCCCAATCCACCCCATCCTACTTCTTCTCTTCACCTACCGACCCATCATCCGTCAACCAGGGTTTCCGACCAACGGCCAACCTCCCACACTTTCTCCGAAAAAGGCCCTTCATAAAGACCTCGCGGTCTCCACTCCTCCCAGAAGGGGCGACATCCAAACCCActtcttcccttttttttccctccgCTCTCCACCTCTTTGGACGGAGTGACCACTGCTCAACGGTTCCTGCTTCGCACACCCTCGGCACCCACCCCGGCAAGGCCACtttttttcttgcccttccCACCCTCTGACCCCCTCTCGGCACCGCCAGGTACCTGACTGGCTTTTCTCTTGCCGAAGACAACGACGCGCCAGagaaaaaaataaaaaggaTCGAGCCCCATCTGCTCCACTCCCGACCCTCCCCAAAACCACCTCCAAACGGGATCAACTGGAGCCTCAATCCCACAACCAAAAGTCCACCTTACAAACAACACTTTCTTCGCGTGTTGTCTTCTTTGGGTTCGCGACTCTCAATCATCAATCGGTCGGAAAGCTTATTCTGAAGAATCTCTTTTTACTTGCACTCGAGTATTCCTTCTCTCGGCGTGCAGCATCATCTTCGACTGGGTCAGCGGCTTTGTTGTCTCTCGTCCCACAAAACTTTTCCACGAGGCCTTCGACGAGTCCCCGTACAGACGTAGGAACGCGTCTCGAACTAGCAACAAGCAAACTGCTCTGTGCGCCTTTGTCTCGACAAAAGGCCGACAGACAAGTCAGTGGATAGCATGGACGCTTCCCAGTACCCTACCAATGGTATAAACacgacctcggcctcttACCCGTCGCCCCCCGCCATCACGCCTCACCAACTCCAGCACACCAACTCCCCGCTGCCTCACCAGACTCTGCCGCCTTTGCAGCCGCAGACTTCCGCCGCTATGAACCAGATGTACGGCAGCAACCCTCACACGCCTCGCACTCCCGCGACTCCCAACACTCCGGGCTCGCAGAACAACATGCCCGCTTACCcccagcaacagcagcagcatcagcagcagcagcccggTCGTGGTGGTCCGTACCAGCAAATGGGCCAGTATCCTCCCCCGCCCCAGGGCTACGGCACTCAGTCTATGCTGCCCCAGACCACGATGGCTTCTTCTCATCCCCAGCCCATCGCGCCCGCTCCTGCGTCTGGTCGCGTTCCTCCCGTCCTTCGCCCCATGCCTGCTGGTGGCGTTATGCCCCAGCCCGGTATGAACTCTCCCTACGGCCCCGGCGGTGTCATGCCTGGCGGTCTTGGTGACAGCGACCAGCCCACCCACGTTGTCGGCTCTCAGGGTCGTCGCGGCATCCTGCCCAGTGCCCCCGGACGTCCCGCTGCTActcccgccggcgccggcaacacTAAGAGCACTGTTATCCCGGTCAAGGACGCCGATGGCAAGTTCCCGTGCCCTCACTGCACCAAGACCTACCTTCACGCCAAGCATCTGAAGCGTCACCTTCTGCGCCGTAAGTatcacccccctcccccgcttTGCAATTGACGACAGCTCTTTTCGCTGACAGATGAAATCAACAGACACGGGTGACCGCCCTTACATGTGCGTGCTGTGCCGCGACACTTTCTCGCGCAGTGACATTCTCAAGCGTCACTTCCAGAAGTGCTCCATTCGCAGAGGCAACCCGACTGGTGCTAGTCACCTGTCCCACCCTCAGGCCCATGTCAAGAAGAACGCTGCCGCGCAGAAGGCGGCTCTTGGTCAGGATGGCGGTCTCAACCACCTCAATGGTCTTGGTAACATGCCTGCGGATGGTATGGTTCAGCCTTTCGGTATGATGCCTGTGCAGGACGGAATGAGCAACCTTGCAAACGATCAGAGTCAGTTGTCGCGCTCCAGCAGCCTGACTAGGCTTGATAATGGCAGTAACCAAGACAGACGGGATTTGACAGGATCTGTCATGGATGCTTCTGGCCGAGGTGGCAACTTCGAGCAGGCATACAACGGCAATGTCCCTAGCTCCATGACGCCCAATATGAATCAACAGATGCAAAACTACAATATGCCCCCGGGTCAAAATGGAATGTCCATGTATGGCGGGTCGAACTCGAACCAACAATCGGGCCTTGATTGGTCTCAAATGTTCCAGGCTGGTGCGCAACAAACCTACGCAAATCATCAATTCCCCCCTAATCTTGGACAGACGCAGATCGCAACCAAACCCGAGCCTAATACCGGCGCCGAAAGAACACAAGGTCTTCCTGGCCACCCAAACCACCCCGAATCCCTCTTCTTGTCGACCTGGGGCGTGCCGCCATCGATCCAGGACCCCTTCACCCAACTCTCCAACCAGATTCTCAACTTCTTTTACCCTCCAGGTTCCTCGATAACCAACGAAAGCGCCGGCTTTAACCTTTACTTCTCGGCCGAAAACATACGCGACTTTTTGGAAAAGTACACCCACTTCCACGTCCACTTTCCTATTCTACATACTCCCACGTTCCGCATCATGGAGTCCTATACTGGCTTGCTGGCCGGTATGTGCTGTATAGGTGCTTGCTATTCTGATCGTCTCTCTCCAGACCATGTGCGCGACATGATGAACTTTCTTAAGTCGGCCCTGGTTCGAGACGTGCCCTTTCTGGCCTCAACGGTGGGCGGACAGCAGCAGAATGGAAACGCTAGCGCTGGCGCCTCAAGTCAAAATCAACGCGATATTGAGGAGCTGCAAGCTGTTATGCTGCTCCAGATTCTGCTGATTTGGAACAGCACCC from Colletotrichum higginsianum IMI 349063 chromosome 3, whole genome shotgun sequence includes the following:
- a CDS encoding C2H2 transcription factor, which translates into the protein MDASQYPTNGINTTSASYPSPPAITPHQLQHTNSPLPHQTLPPLQPQTSAAMNQMYGSNPHTPRTPATPNTPGSQNNMPAYPQQQQQHQQQQPGRGGPYQQMGQYPPPPQGYGTQSMLPQTTMASSHPQPIAPAPASGRVPPVLRPMPAGGVMPQPGMNSPYGPGGVMPGGLGDSDQPTHVVGSQGRRGILPSAPGRPAATPAGAGNTKSTVIPVKDADGKFPCPHCTKTYLHAKHLKRHLLRHTGDRPYMCVLCRDTFSRSDILKRHFQKCSIRRGNPTGASHLSHPQAHVKKNAAAQKAALGQDGGLNHLNGLGNMPADGMVQPFGMMPVQDGMSNLANDQSQLSRSSSLTRLDNGSNQDRRDLTGSVMDASGRGGNFEQAYNGNVPSSMTPNMNQQMQNYNMPPGQNGMSMYGGSNSNQQSGLDWSQMFQAGAQQTYANHQFPPNLGQTQIATKPEPNTGAERTQGLPGHPNHPESLFLSTWGVPPSIQDPFTQLSNQILNFFYPPGSSITNESAGFNLYFSAENIRDFLEKYTHFHVHFPILHTPTFRIMESYTGLLADHVRDMMNFLKSALVRDVPFLASTVGGQQQNGNASAGASSQNQRDIEELQAVMLLQILLIWNSTPQHRESAREIFPAMTEQARKLRLLEVSTRMPLYSPLHQSNVTPQNLNVSTFDWGVWVEQEKRIRLMHIIFLCNSAMELYFNARSHIDSLEMHIPLPSDDAAWDARTKKDCEDALGLHGEELARQKNPNGTQRSKQPEMSYALQTLLHSSYQIQPGRTNLYGKFILIHAILSMIRRAQLDGSAVMKGYATPPMSDWMTNGSSDASGGNSGRGTPVDPAVQGVPSHVHHTFLMALQKFKTNWDADMINQFPPGSAKNARRYGFSRDGIHFYWLAKYLLKYTRTSELQMDPDARFMQVMQLLKSVKAWVMSDGTTRGEEMGSVGEIDKDFGVMNLTLDMARLFKPLPAVVEDPGISSVQTDIGTAGGGML